One genomic segment of Pongo abelii isolate AG06213 chromosome 13, NHGRI_mPonAbe1-v2.0_pri, whole genome shotgun sequence includes these proteins:
- the GBGT1 gene encoding globoside alpha-1,3-N-acetylgalactosaminyltransferase 1 isoform X2, whose amino-acid sequence MRGYRVHYYIFTDNPAAVPGVPLGPHRLLSTIPIQGHSHWEETSMRRMETISQHIAKRAHQEVDYLFCLDVDMVFRNPGGPETLGDLVAAIHPSYYAVPHQQFPYERRRVSTAFVADSEGDFYYGGAVFGGQVARVYEFTRGCHVAILADKANGIMAAWREESHLNRRFISNKPSKVLSPEYLWDDRKPQPPS is encoded by the coding sequence ATGCGTGGGTACCGCGTCCACTACTACATCTTCACTGACAACCCTGCAGCCGTTCCCGGGGTCCCGCTGGGTCCCCACCGGCTCCTCAGCACCATCCCCATCCAGGGTCACTCCCACTGGGAGGAGACATCCATGCGCCGGATGGAGACCATCAGCCAGCACATTGCTAAGAGGGCTCACCAGGAGGTGGACTACCTCTTCTGCCTTGATGTGGACATGGTGTTTCGGAACCCGGGGGGCCCTGAGACCTTGGGAGACCTGGTGGCTGCCATTCACCCAAGCTACTACGCCGTTCCCCACCAGCAGTTCCCCTATGAGCGCAGGCGTGTTTCCACTGCCTTTGTGGCAGACAGCGAAGGGGACTTCTATTATGGTGGGGCAGTCTTCGGGGGGCAGGTGGCCAGGGTATATGAGTTTACCAGGGGCTGCCACGTGGCCATCCTGGCGGACAAGGCCAATGGCATCATGGCAGCCTGGCGGGAGGAAAGCCACCTGAACCGTCGCTTCATCTCAAACAAGCCGTCCAAGGTGCTGTCCCCCGAGTACCTCTGGGACGACAGGAAGCCCCAGCCACCCAGCTGA